Proteins co-encoded in one Halococcoides cellulosivorans genomic window:
- a CDS encoding replication factor C large subunit has product MADWTERYRPTTLDEIRGNDSAVADLREWADTWDDHREAVVVHGSPGVGKTSAAHALASDEGWPTIELNASDSRTKDVIERVAGEAARSGTLTEGEAGRRLVVLDEADNLHGNVDRGGTRAITSLVKEAEQPMVLIANEFYDMSQGLRNACRDIEFRDVGARSIEPVLRDICRKEGLEFDSAAIETIAETNSGDLRGAIKDLESAAEGASAVTLDRVVTSDRDRSEGIFPYMESLFKEYEPQEALQSSYDVDETPDDLINWIEDNLPKEYEGDALASAYDFLASADRWLGRVQATQNYSFWRYAGDTMTAGVAAARDDSGGGWTRYGPPSYWSKLGRTSGTRATRDAIARSIAHVEGVSQATARREVVPFLAAMTHHCRNRDLTVAMAARYDMDEPQVAFVTGSGKDTNKVSDIVDDAVAMRGDPDEDAQRVASTDTGTDSAPQTASTTATESDGSADAEGSADANDENGADDSQTGLGDFT; this is encoded by the coding sequence ATGGCCGACTGGACCGAGCGGTATCGCCCCACGACCCTCGACGAGATCCGGGGCAACGACTCGGCCGTTGCCGATCTCCGAGAGTGGGCCGACACCTGGGACGATCACCGCGAAGCCGTCGTCGTTCACGGCTCGCCCGGCGTCGGCAAGACCTCCGCCGCGCACGCGCTGGCGAGCGACGAGGGCTGGCCGACCATCGAGTTGAACGCCTCGGACAGCCGCACGAAAGACGTGATCGAGCGCGTCGCGGGCGAAGCCGCCCGCAGCGGCACGCTCACCGAGGGCGAGGCGGGCCGCCGACTCGTCGTCCTCGACGAGGCCGACAACCTCCACGGTAACGTCGACCGCGGCGGGACGCGCGCGATCACGAGTCTCGTCAAGGAAGCGGAACAGCCGATGGTGTTGATCGCCAACGAGTTCTACGACATGTCACAGGGCCTGCGGAACGCCTGCCGGGACATCGAGTTCCGCGACGTCGGCGCGCGATCGATCGAACCCGTCTTGCGTGACATCTGCCGGAAGGAGGGCCTGGAGTTCGACTCGGCCGCGATCGAGACGATCGCTGAGACCAACAGCGGCGACCTGCGCGGCGCGATCAAGGACCTCGAAAGCGCCGCCGAAGGGGCGAGTGCGGTCACCCTCGACCGCGTCGTCACGAGCGATCGCGACCGATCGGAGGGGATCTTCCCGTACATGGAGTCGCTGTTCAAAGAGTACGAGCCTCAAGAGGCACTCCAGAGTTCCTACGATGTCGACGAGACACCCGACGACCTGATCAACTGGATCGAGGACAACCTCCCCAAAGAGTACGAGGGCGACGCGCTCGCGAGTGCCTACGACTTTCTCGCGAGTGCCGATCGCTGGCTCGGCCGCGTCCAGGCCACCCAGAACTACTCGTTTTGGCGATACGCCGGCGACACCATGACCGCGGGCGTGGCGGCCGCCCGCGACGATTCCGGTGGCGGGTGGACCCGGTACGGCCCACCGAGTTACTGGTCGAAACTCGGGCGGACCAGCGGGACGCGCGCGACACGCGATGCGATCGCCCGGTCGATCGCTCACGTCGAAGGCGTCAGCCAGGCGACCGCGCGCCGAGAGGTCGTCCCCTTCCTCGCGGCGATGACCCACCACTGCCGGAATCGCGATCTGACCGTCGCGATGGCCGCCCGCTACGACATGGACGAACCCCAGGTCGCCTTTGTCACCGGCAGCGGGAAAGACACCAACAAGGTCAGCGATATCGTCGACGACGCCGTAGCGATGCGTGGCGATCCCGACGAGGACGCCCAGCGCGTCGCATCGACCGACACGGGGACCGACTCGGCCCCCCAGACCGCATCGACGACGGCGACCGAGTCGGACGGTTCGGCCGACGCCGAGGGGTCGGCCGACGCCAACGACGAAAACGGGGCCGACGACAGCCAGACCGGACTGGGCGATTTCACCTGA
- a CDS encoding PH domain-containing protein, with the protein MSTTAAVDTTDAESFDWLTLDEDEEVLWVGEPHVASIVPALAIGVVLAVILIGIPIIVGAYLGRKNTVFLMTTDGLYHKKGILSRDVQKIGFEKIQNISFSQGALGASIGYGTVDISTAGGSGVEMQFRGVEDPKSVQERINTRIRRAQGRDHDADEDSSEDVLDEILTELRAIRAAVGGDQGDRPADIAAGEQPTGEEAWAPKDDRGPTDQSDE; encoded by the coding sequence ATGAGTACGACAGCCGCGGTCGACACGACCGACGCCGAATCGTTCGACTGGCTCACGCTCGACGAGGACGAAGAGGTCCTCTGGGTGGGCGAACCCCACGTCGCGAGCATCGTCCCCGCGCTCGCGATCGGGGTCGTCCTCGCCGTCATCCTGATCGGCATCCCGATCATCGTCGGCGCGTATCTCGGCCGCAAGAACACCGTCTTTCTGATGACGACCGACGGCCTGTATCACAAGAAAGGCATCCTCTCGCGAGACGTCCAGAAGATCGGCTTCGAGAAGATCCAGAACATCTCCTTTTCGCAGGGCGCACTCGGCGCGTCGATCGGATACGGCACGGTCGACATCTCGACGGCAGGCGGCAGCGGCGTCGAGATGCAGTTCCGAGGCGTCGAGGACCCCAAATCGGTCCAGGAGCGCATCAACACCCGTATCCGGCGCGCCCAGGGCCGCGACCACGACGCCGACGAGGACTCATCCGAGGACGTCCTCGACGAGATCCTCACCGAGTTGCGAGCGATTCGCGCGGCGGTCGGGGGCGACCAGGGCGATCGTCCAGCCGACATCGCCGCTGGCGAGCAGCCCACGGGCGAGGAGGCGTGGGCGCCGAAAGACGATCGGGGGCCGACCGACCAGAGCGATGAGTGA
- a CDS encoding PH domain-containing protein, with the protein MSDDARPDWLPATDERLQYVGGPRTKAAIPAGLIGAAFVVMGVVGLIAPGPIPRAWPFTLGALGAIGLGIAMPVWTVLWLKHTGYVVTESALYTKRGILGRTVTSVGFETIQNVKTSQSVTGRLFDHGTIAVETAGSGGTTSMEGETTPVGPELAFKYVNDPRSIQRLIDTSATGSERSDDRIPGSTTQWQAVLDEVRAWRRAVEQSQ; encoded by the coding sequence ATGAGTGATGACGCTCGACCCGACTGGCTGCCCGCGACGGACGAACGACTCCAGTACGTCGGTGGCCCACGGACGAAGGCGGCGATCCCGGCGGGCCTGATCGGGGCCGCATTCGTCGTGATGGGCGTCGTCGGTCTGATCGCCCCCGGGCCGATCCCTCGGGCCTGGCCGTTCACGCTGGGCGCGCTCGGCGCGATCGGACTCGGGATCGCGATGCCAGTGTGGACGGTCCTGTGGCTGAAACACACCGGGTACGTCGTCACCGAGAGCGCGCTGTACACCAAGCGCGGTATTCTGGGCCGGACGGTCACCAGCGTCGGCTTCGAGACGATCCAGAACGTGAAGACGAGCCAGAGTGTCACCGGGCGACTGTTCGATCACGGCACGATCGCCGTCGAGACCGCCGGCAGCGGCGGGACCACGTCGATGGAGGGCGAGACCACCCCCGTCGGCCCCGAACTCGCCTTCAAATACGTGAACGACCCGCGATCGATTCAGCGGCTGATCGACACGAGCGCGACGGGTAGTGAGCGTTCGGACGACCGGATCCCCGGATCGACCACCCAGTGGCAGGCCGTGCTCGACGAGGTCCGCGCGTGGCGACGCGCGGTCGAGCAGTCACAGTGA
- a CDS encoding SDR family NAD(P)-dependent oxidoreductase: MAPELYDDLAGQVALVTGANRGIGREIAAGLVDLTATVYGGVRDTDNDVPEGVTPVECDVTDEATIESAIADIVAVNDRLDIVVNNAGVGGTGDGVVDLEADAFDHVLDVNLRGPTLVAKHALPHLLDRPGGRIVNVSSGVGILTDPIESAMPAYRMSKAGINALTVELDRTYGDQGLIANSVDPGWVATDLGGEEAPREPEKGAETPVWLSRFRPGSPSGRFWKDCEQIDF, from the coding sequence ATGGCACCCGAACTGTACGACGACCTCGCTGGACAGGTCGCACTCGTCACCGGCGCGAACCGTGGGATCGGCCGCGAGATCGCTGCCGGCCTCGTGGACCTGACGGCGACGGTCTACGGCGGCGTGCGCGACACTGACAACGATGTGCCCGAGGGCGTCACGCCCGTCGAATGCGACGTGACCGACGAGGCGACGATCGAGAGCGCGATCGCGGACATCGTCGCGGTCAACGACCGCCTCGACATCGTCGTCAACAACGCCGGCGTCGGCGGCACGGGCGACGGCGTCGTCGATCTGGAGGCCGACGCGTTCGACCACGTGCTCGACGTGAACCTCCGTGGCCCGACGCTGGTCGCCAAACACGCACTCCCACACCTGCTCGATCGACCGGGCGGCCGGATCGTCAACGTTTCCTCGGGTGTGGGGATTCTGACCGACCCGATCGAGTCGGCAATGCCGGCCTACCGGATGTCGAAAGCAGGGATCAACGCACTCACCGTCGAACTCGACCGGACCTACGGCGATCAGGGGCTGATCGCGAACTCGGTCGATCCGGGCTGGGTCGCGACCGACCTCGGTGGCGAGGAAGCCCCCCGAGAGCCCGAAAAAGGCGCGGAGACCCCGGTCTGGCTGTCGCGATTCCGGCCCGGATCGCCATCTGGGCGGTTCTGGAAGGACTGCGAACAGATCGACTTCTGA
- a CDS encoding MutS-related protein produces MDLESYWGIGPKTSARLREALGADRAREAIEAADVETLTAAGLSAGRVTRILRYAAGGAAMDLLATRDAREVYKGLLAVIAEYAVSDRAADRVRVLTPLDSRTAIEDRQAAVADARSLWEGLSEADRDAVLDAFADGGLDGDRATVRTAGALRAIDLSGPAVEALNTLDGAALDEAERALAALAGDPSDDRLATLREQRDSVADLAAAPQTTVEAIRDSARAGDVRAAFVDHVVSETGVDHDRVRSAAEVEATDAHAFVTGALDALRADLRAAVDERLADLRADHEDTLAETEATVERARDAVGDLALDLSVARFAAAFDLTAPTITDEAGLAVANARNLDLAAAGATVQPVTYAVGDHDLPAGRSSSRPPTGDRVAVLTGANSGGKTTLLETLCQVAVLARMGLPVPAEHATVGLVDRIVFHRRHASFNAGVLETTLENVVPPVTAEGRTLLLVDEFEAITEPGSAADLLNGLVDLTVGHDAMGVFVTHLADDLAPLPDAARIDGIVAEGLTPDLELAVDYQPRFDSIGQSTPEFIVSRLVANAGDGHERAGYMALAEAVGSDAVQRTLSDASWSE; encoded by the coding sequence ATGGATCTCGAATCGTACTGGGGGATCGGGCCGAAGACCAGCGCCCGCCTCCGCGAAGCACTCGGGGCCGATCGGGCCCGCGAGGCCATCGAAGCGGCCGACGTCGAGACGCTCACCGCGGCGGGCCTGTCGGCGGGCCGGGTGACACGCATTCTGCGCTACGCTGCGGGCGGCGCGGCGATGGACTTGCTCGCGACGCGTGACGCTCGCGAGGTGTACAAAGGATTGCTCGCCGTGATCGCCGAATACGCCGTCTCCGATCGCGCCGCGGATCGCGTGCGCGTGCTCACACCGCTGGACTCGCGGACCGCGATCGAGGACCGCCAGGCCGCCGTCGCTGACGCCCGCTCGCTGTGGGAAGGCCTCTCGGAGGCCGATCGCGACGCGGTCCTCGACGCGTTCGCCGACGGCGGACTCGACGGCGACCGCGCGACGGTCCGGACCGCCGGCGCGCTCCGCGCGATCGACCTCTCGGGCCCGGCGGTCGAGGCGCTGAATACGCTCGACGGCGCGGCCCTCGACGAGGCCGAGCGAGCGCTCGCCGCGCTCGCGGGCGATCCCAGCGACGATCGACTCGCGACCCTGCGGGAGCAGCGGGATTCGGTCGCCGATCTGGCGGCGGCGCCCCAGACGACCGTCGAGGCGATCCGCGACTCCGCTCGGGCGGGCGACGTGCGCGCGGCGTTCGTCGATCACGTGGTGAGCGAGACCGGCGTCGATCACGACCGCGTGCGATCGGCGGCCGAGGTCGAGGCGACCGACGCGCATGCGTTCGTCACGGGCGCGCTCGACGCGCTCCGGGCGGACCTGCGCGCGGCCGTCGACGAGCGACTCGCCGACCTTCGGGCCGACCACGAGGACACGCTGGCCGAGACCGAAGCGACCGTCGAACGCGCCCGGGACGCAGTCGGCGATCTGGCGCTCGATCTCTCGGTCGCTCGCTTCGCGGCGGCGTTCGATCTGACCGCGCCGACAATCACCGACGAGGCGGGCCTGGCCGTCGCGAACGCTCGAAATCTGGACCTCGCGGCGGCGGGCGCGACGGTCCAGCCGGTCACCTACGCGGTCGGTGATCACGATCTGCCCGCCGGTCGGTCCAGTTCACGTCCGCCGACGGGCGATCGCGTCGCGGTCCTGACCGGCGCGAACAGTGGTGGGAAGACGACCCTGCTCGAAACGCTGTGTCAGGTCGCCGTGCTCGCGCGCATGGGCCTGCCGGTGCCCGCCGAACACGCCACCGTCGGCCTGGTCGATCGGATCGTCTTCCACCGCCGGCACGCGAGTTTCAACGCGGGCGTCCTGGAGACGACGCTCGAAAACGTGGTCCCGCCGGTGACCGCCGAGGGTCGCACACTCCTCCTGGTCGACGAGTTCGAGGCGATCACCGAACCCGGGAGTGCGGCGGACCTGCTCAACGGCCTCGTCGATTTGACGGTCGGGCACGACGCAATGGGCGTGTTCGTCACCCACCTGGCCGACGACCTCGCGCCGCTGCCCGACGCCGCACGGATCGACGGCATCGTTGCCGAAGGGTTGACGCCGGACCTGGAACTCGCGGTCGATTACCAGCCCCGCTTCGATTCGATCGGCCAGTCCACCCCGGAGTTCATCGTCTCCCGCCTCGTCGCGAACGCGGGCGACGGCCACGAGCGCGCGGGCTACATGGCGCTCGCGGAGGCCGTCGGCAGCGACGCCGTCCAGCGGACGCTCTCGGACGCGTCCTGGTCGGAGTAG
- a CDS encoding ribbon-helix-helix protein, CopG family: MGTTRVNFRLPDELVEKADLAAQVTHRNRTEVVSEALREYLADAERDEQFAEAVVELFLDDEIEFDVLASVVGRQDAESIRASKALLDRGDDLAADLADLGRDEK, translated from the coding sequence ATGGGAACGACGCGTGTCAACTTCCGGCTCCCCGACGAACTCGTCGAGAAGGCCGATCTCGCGGCGCAAGTGACTCACCGAAATCGGACGGAGGTCGTCTCCGAGGCGCTTCGTGAGTACCTCGCAGACGCCGAGCGCGACGAGCAGTTCGCCGAAGCCGTCGTGGAGCTCTTTCTCGACGACGAGATCGAGTTCGACGTGCTCGCGTCGGTCGTCGGACGACAGGACGCGGAGTCGATCCGGGCCTCGAAAGCGCTGCTCGACCGTGGTGACGACCTCGCTGCAGACCTCGCCGACCTCGGTCGGGACGAGAAATGA
- a CDS encoding 1,4-dihydroxy-2-naphthoyl-CoA synthase, protein MVSALFDPDHWEPIDLDLDDLTYHRGTDVSAVRIAFDRPDVRNAFRPETVDELLRALEHAKRQSDVGTVLLTGNGPADDGGWAFSAGGDQSVRSDAGYGYDESANQPEQGDDSAGESGDGGRVHILEVQRLIRHMPKPVVAVVPGWAVGGGHSLHVVCDLTIASREHAKFKQTDPDVASFDAGFGSAYLAKQVGQKRAREIFFLGKTYDAAEAAEMGMVNAVVAHDDLEERALEWAETMAGKSPTAMRMLKYAFNMTDDGMIGQQVFAGEATRLAYRTDEAAEGRDAFLEGRDPDFSDVPWRY, encoded by the coding sequence ATGGTCTCAGCACTGTTCGATCCCGACCACTGGGAGCCGATCGATCTCGACCTGGACGATCTGACCTACCACCGCGGGACCGACGTGAGTGCGGTTCGAATCGCGTTCGACCGCCCCGACGTGCGCAACGCCTTCCGGCCGGAGACCGTCGACGAGTTGCTCCGCGCGCTCGAACACGCCAAGCGACAGTCCGACGTGGGCACGGTCCTCCTGACCGGGAACGGGCCCGCCGACGACGGCGGGTGGGCGTTTTCGGCCGGCGGCGACCAGTCGGTCCGCTCCGATGCGGGCTACGGGTACGACGAGTCAGCGAACCAGCCTGAGCAGGGCGACGATTCGGCCGGCGAATCCGGCGACGGCGGGCGCGTTCACATCCTGGAAGTCCAGCGCCTGATTCGACACATGCCCAAACCCGTCGTCGCCGTCGTCCCGGGGTGGGCCGTCGGCGGTGGCCACTCGCTGCACGTCGTCTGCGATCTCACCATCGCCTCCCGCGAGCACGCGAAATTCAAACAGACCGACCCCGACGTGGCCTCGTTCGACGCCGGCTTCGGATCGGCGTATCTCGCCAAACAGGTCGGGCAGAAACGCGCCCGCGAGATTTTCTTCCTCGGGAAGACCTACGACGCCGCAGAAGCCGCCGAGATGGGCATGGTCAACGCAGTCGTCGCCCACGACGACCTCGAAGAGCGCGCGCTGGAGTGGGCGGAGACCATGGCGGGCAAGTCCCCGACCGCGATGCGCATGCTCAAGTACGCGTTCAACATGACCGACGACGGCATGATCGGCCAGCAGGTCTTCGCCGGCGAGGCCACACGGCTGGCCTACCGGACCGACGAAGCCGCAGAGGGGCGGGACGCCTTCCTCGAAGGGCGTGACCCGGACTTCTCGGACGTGCCCTGGCGGTACTGA
- a CDS encoding ATP-binding protein — protein sequence MADPIGTVAGPGDGANEFVFVAPAEESIKTGEFVTYTVAVDGTDRSVIARVTNRELIRGLPDGYLADPGVGPETVAATLGASDDTELYRLRATVVGYYDTDMTTFANPRQLPRPGTPIAIAPDRQLETVLPNLGCATDSRDVTTLDGIAEVGWLLNRSAGATTVHLPIEEFVSTHLAILAATGSGKSYTASVLIEEMMQPDARASLLVFDPHGEYDTLAEMQGAESFQGADGYEPDVVYFDPDRLHVRISELTIGDVMAILDDPSNRMQERLASAWRAMQRAESQTWGVDELVAEMERIYGADDPSVGALEWRLRRSIQRNALFDPERNVPLDDIVDPGQCTVLQMDTLDRWNQQLVTTVLLRRLYRERLDAVRGRESSIEHPLFAIFEEGHRFAPSGGDAPSLGIMRKITSEGRKFGFGLGIVSQRPSKIDPDVLSQCGTQVTMQINNPADQDAIEQSVEAAGEDVLRELPGLTPGQAIVSGDAMNTPALIQVRERLTSHGASSREVIEEWREAYDRRREEPSRSELADFGGGESTGPQSLD from the coding sequence ATGGCCGACCCCATCGGCACGGTCGCCGGGCCGGGCGACGGCGCCAACGAGTTCGTCTTCGTCGCGCCCGCCGAGGAGTCGATCAAGACCGGTGAGTTCGTCACCTACACCGTCGCGGTCGACGGCACCGACCGGTCGGTGATCGCGCGGGTCACGAATCGCGAACTCATTCGCGGACTCCCGGACGGCTACCTCGCTGATCCGGGCGTCGGGCCCGAGACCGTCGCGGCGACGCTGGGCGCGAGCGACGACACCGAACTGTATCGCCTGCGCGCGACCGTCGTTGGCTACTACGACACCGACATGACGACGTTCGCGAACCCCCGGCAGTTGCCCCGGCCGGGCACGCCGATCGCGATCGCGCCGGATCGCCAACTCGAAACCGTCCTCCCGAACCTGGGGTGTGCGACCGACTCCCGGGACGTCACTACCCTCGACGGCATCGCGGAGGTGGGCTGGCTGTTGAACCGGTCGGCGGGCGCGACCACCGTTCACCTTCCGATCGAGGAGTTCGTCTCGACGCACCTGGCGATCCTCGCAGCGACCGGCAGCGGGAAGTCGTACACCGCCTCCGTCCTGATCGAGGAGATGATGCAGCCCGACGCCCGGGCGTCGCTGCTGGTCTTCGACCCCCACGGCGAGTACGACACCCTCGCGGAGATGCAAGGCGCGGAATCGTTCCAGGGCGCGGACGGCTACGAGCCCGACGTCGTCTATTTCGACCCCGACCGACTCCACGTCCGGATCTCGGAGCTGACGATCGGTGACGTGATGGCGATCCTCGACGATCCGAGCAATCGGATGCAGGAACGCCTCGCCTCCGCGTGGCGAGCCATGCAGCGCGCGGAGAGCCAGACCTGGGGGGTCGACGAACTCGTCGCGGAGATGGAGCGCATCTACGGGGCCGACGATCCGAGCGTCGGGGCCCTGGAGTGGCGACTCCGCCGGTCGATCCAGCGCAACGCGCTCTTCGATCCCGAGCGGAACGTCCCGCTCGACGACATCGTCGACCCCGGCCAGTGTACCGTCCTCCAGATGGACACACTCGACCGGTGGAACCAGCAACTCGTCACGACGGTCCTGCTGCGTCGCCTCTATCGTGAGCGCCTCGACGCCGTCCGCGGTCGGGAGTCGTCGATCGAGCACCCACTCTTTGCTATCTTCGAGGAGGGCCATCGGTTCGCGCCGTCGGGTGGGGACGCGCCGTCGCTGGGGATCATGCGAAAGATAACGTCGGAGGGCCGCAAGTTCGGGTTCGGACTCGGCATCGTCAGCCAGCGCCCCTCGAAGATCGATCCGGACGTGCTCAGCCAGTGTGGCACACAGGTTACGATGCAGATCAACAATCCGGCCGATCAGGACGCCATCGAACAGTCGGTCGAAGCCGCCGGCGAGGACGTGCTGCGCGAACTCCCGGGCCTGACACCCGGCCAGGCGATCGTCTCGGGTGACGCGATGAACACGCCCGCGTTGATCCAGGTTCGGGAACGACTGACCAGTCACGGCGCGTCGAGTCGCGAAGTGATCGAGGAGTGGCGCGAGGCCTACGACCGCCGCCGAGAGGAGCCGTCGCGATCGGAACTGGCGGATTTCGGCGGCGGTGAGTCGACGGGCCCGCAGTCGCTGGACTGA
- a CDS encoding DNA double-strand break repair nuclease NurA: MALDERRVAAALDANAGAIEAYLDDDSDRIARYRDAIERLPTEWTSAEIRAALDEHSYPGAVPTPAFDESESLIVPHRASDAFDHHEDVNAWAREVLQDVPVLAVDGSQLPPTTQFSVPLAYVQSAWALNYHRPEGRLDRDIEGRLLTPDAITRESDEGDYRFVDSQLVGHARFEHEGCVLVDRIAALAAARDAGELDRPPVAIYDGPLIASFANPLAPETRDRYLETLSRVIAASEYHEVPLVGYVADSSATELVKMVRLLEPDRFADDRVVPDAHVLADLTSPWGDRTIPFVSKRDGSVDALETTYRGEAYAFEDDICFSYLDVPPGSALDRIEFPGWLCRADGPAGYETMFEYTVAVVRAEAGVGRGYPEILQQADSDAVLDGADRQQFQRLVGRWAESNDVPLEWTAKARSKELRRR, encoded by the coding sequence ATGGCGCTGGACGAACGACGCGTCGCGGCCGCACTCGATGCGAACGCCGGGGCGATCGAAGCCTATCTCGACGACGACTCCGACCGGATCGCCCGGTATCGCGATGCCATCGAGCGCCTGCCCACCGAGTGGACGAGCGCGGAGATTCGAGCGGCGCTCGATGAGCACTCCTATCCGGGGGCGGTCCCGACGCCGGCGTTCGATGAGAGCGAGAGTTTGATCGTTCCCCATCGGGCGAGCGACGCGTTCGATCACCACGAGGATGTCAACGCGTGGGCTCGGGAGGTCCTGCAAGACGTTCCGGTGCTGGCGGTCGATGGCTCCCAACTCCCGCCGACGACGCAGTTCTCCGTTCCGCTCGCGTACGTCCAGTCGGCGTGGGCACTCAACTACCACCGCCCCGAGGGTCGCCTCGACCGCGATATCGAGGGCCGACTGCTCACGCCAGACGCGATCACGCGAGAGTCCGACGAGGGCGACTACCGGTTCGTCGACTCCCAACTCGTCGGGCACGCCCGGTTCGAACACGAGGGCTGTGTCCTCGTCGACCGGATCGCCGCGCTCGCGGCGGCCCGCGACGCTGGCGAGTTGGACCGCCCGCCGGTCGCGATCTACGACGGCCCGTTGATCGCCTCCTTTGCGAACCCGCTGGCCCCCGAGACACGCGATCGGTATCTCGAGACGCTGAGTCGCGTGATCGCCGCGAGCGAGTACCACGAGGTGCCGCTCGTGGGCTACGTCGCGGATTCGAGTGCGACCGAACTCGTGAAGATGGTTCGCCTGCTGGAGCCCGACCGGTTCGCTGACGATCGAGTCGTCCCAGACGCCCACGTACTCGCTGATCTGACGAGCCCCTGGGGCGATCGGACGATTCCGTTCGTCTCGAAACGCGACGGCAGCGTCGACGCCCTCGAAACGACCTATCGAGGCGAGGCGTACGCCTTCGAGGACGACATCTGCTTTTCGTATCTCGACGTCCCGCCGGGGTCGGCGCTCGACCGGATCGAGTTCCCGGGGTGGCTCTGTCGCGCAGACGGGCCCGCGGGCTACGAGACGATGTTCGAGTACACCGTCGCGGTCGTCCGCGCGGAGGCGGGCGTCGGCCGGGGCTATCCCGAAATCCTCCAGCAGGCCGACAGCGACGCCGTGCTCGATGGTGCGGATCGCCAGCAGTTCCAGCGCTTGGTCGGCCGCTGGGCCGAATCGAACGACGTTCCACTCGAATGGACGGCGAAAGCACGCAGTAAGGAGCTCAGACGACGATGA